The window CCGATGGATTCAGTTCCCGAATTTTAGGTTTATTACGCACCAGTACAGGCATGAAAATAAATAAACAATGGCATCTGGATAATCCAATGCCTAAAAACCCAACCTTTAATCAGCGCGTGGAGTGGCACCTGCAGCATCAAAAAAATTGTGCTTGCAGGCCAATTCCGGCAAAATTAGCCTCGGCAATGATTGAGCAAGGAATTAAGTTGTAGCCGCCAGGTTCCTGAACACCCGGTTATCTGAATTTTTACTGTAATCATCGTGAAAAATACCCCAACGGTGTAAAATGGTACCTGAAAACAAAAAAGGTTGGTATTTTTGAATAGGAACAGCCCGCAAGCAGTAAGGATAGGTAATTCATAACGTTGCCGGCTGGTTCGTCAATTTAAAAAACGGGGAAATTTGATGGAAATATCCAGGTACAAACCGGGCATTGTTCAGCTCCAGGTGTTGATATGGGCGGCCGTACTGCTGTTAATTTTCTTTTCGTTGTTACCGATGGATGGTTTGCCCAAATCGGTTATTTATACGGTAGTCAACACAACATCTTACGCCATTATTATTTATGGCAACATCCTTATTTTATACCCGGTATTTTATCAGAAGGGGAGATTTATTTGGTATGGCGCCCTGGTGGTAATTTTTCTGTTAGTTATGGGGATTTTGCGGGGTTATGTATTAATAACGTTGTACCAGCATTATGCATTAATGAAAACAGCGCAGCTAAGTTTGCCCACACTGCTCGGCTATGTTCCGGGCGGTATACTCATCTATGTTCTCAGCCTGATTTTCCGGATATCCATTGCCTATTTTGCCCTGAAACAACGAGCAGAAGAAATAATGCTGCAAAAAAGCCAGGCCGAGCTTAATTTGCTTAAATCGCAGGTGCAGCCGCACTTTTTGTTCAATACGTTAAATAACATTTATTACAAAGTGTATAAGGTCGATCCGATATCAGCGGGGTTAATAGAGCGGCTATCGGATATCATGCGCTATTTTGTTGACGAAAGCCCCAAAGATGTAGTACCGGTAAATACCGAAGTTGCATTTATTGAAAACTATATCGAGCTTGAAAAAATCCGGATAAGGCATGGCGCCACCATTAATTTCGGGAAGGCATATAACCCCGAGCTGCGTATTCCGCCTATGTTGCTCATGACCTTTGTCGAAAATGTTTTTAAACATGGCATTGATAAGTCGCTCATGCAAAATGAGGTGAATATTTCGCTGGTACAAAAAGAAGGTTATTTGATTTTTAAAACCATCAATCGTATAATTATATCAACAGCAACCGGGCCATCAAAGGGGTTTGGAATAGCCAATTTAACCCAAAGGCTCACTATGTTATATGGTTCAAATTTTGAACTGGCTATTGATACCACTGGCGGGCTATACACCGCATTGCTAAAAATACCGCTCCAATGAATTTAAGCTGCATTATTATTGATGACGAACCAGACGCGGTTGACCTGCTGGAATTGCTGATAAAACAAAGCACCCAATGGAAGTTAAAAGCCAAATGCTACAATGCTTTGGAAGCGCTTGCGTTTTTGAAAACAAACCAGGTTGATTTTATTTTTTTGGATATTAATATGCCGCAGCTCAGCGGTATGGAGCTGGCTACCCTGTTGCCAACCCGAACCAGAATTGTTTTCACCACGGCTTATTCAGCATATGCCGCGGAAAGCTACATGTTTAACACCATCGACTACCTGCTGAAACCGATTACGCTGAAACGTTTCCTGTCATCGGTACAAAAAATAGAAGCCTATTTTGCAAAATACCAACCGGAGCAGCAGCCGGATGCCGTGCAGGCCCAGGATTTATTTTTTGTAAAATCGGGCAAAACATTAAGGAAGATAGTGTTAAGGGATATCCTGTATTTTGAGGGGGAAAAAGATTACGTAAGACTGGTAACA is drawn from Mucilaginibacter ginsenosidivorax and contains these coding sequences:
- a CDS encoding sensor histidine kinase produces the protein MEISRYKPGIVQLQVLIWAAVLLLIFFSLLPMDGLPKSVIYTVVNTTSYAIIIYGNILILYPVFYQKGRFIWYGALVVIFLLVMGILRGYVLITLYQHYALMKTAQLSLPTLLGYVPGGILIYVLSLIFRISIAYFALKQRAEEIMLQKSQAELNLLKSQVQPHFLFNTLNNIYYKVYKVDPISAGLIERLSDIMRYFVDESPKDVVPVNTEVAFIENYIELEKIRIRHGATINFGKAYNPELRIPPMLLMTFVENVFKHGIDKSLMQNEVNISLVQKEGYLIFKTINRIIISTATGPSKGFGIANLTQRLTMLYGSNFELAIDTTGGLYTALLKIPLQ
- a CDS encoding LytR/AlgR family response regulator transcription factor encodes the protein MNLSCIIIDDEPDAVDLLELLIKQSTQWKLKAKCYNALEALAFLKTNQVDFIFLDINMPQLSGMELATLLPTRTRIVFTTAYSAYAAESYMFNTIDYLLKPITLKRFLSSVQKIEAYFAKYQPEQQPDAVQAQDLFFVKSGKTLRKIVLRDILYFEGEKDYVRLVTAREQLLVYRRLKDIEEQLNPPFIRVHNSYIINYEQLSKIEDNHIYIADKRIPVSEKFRDAFMDLINKKKF